Within Bdellovibrio bacteriovorus HD100, the genomic segment GCCTGTCCCGTTTTCACCACGCACCAGAACCGTCGTGTCGACTTTGCACAGACGGTAGATCAGGTTGAAGACCTCTTTCATTTTGGAAGAACCACCCACGATCTCGGATTCGATGTCGTCATCAAAAACCGGATTGGACATCGCCAAAGAGGAGATCAGATCACGGGCCTCAAGACTTTTACGCACGATTTCGGCCAGTTGTTGCGGCTGCACTGGCTTTTCGACGTAGTCGTAAGCGCCTTCTTTGATCGCCACAACAGCGTCATGAAGGTTGGAGTGAGCCGTCATCAAAACCACGAAGGTGCGTGGATCGTGTTCTTTGATGGCTGTCAGGGCTTCAAGGCCGTTCATCTCCGGCATCTTGACATCCATCAGTACCAGATCCCACTGCTGTTGTTTCACTTTGTCCAGGGCTTCTTTGCCTGTGGCCGCTTCTTCGATGGTGAATTCAATTTCGGGCATGGTGGATTTCAGGATGGAAATCACCGAGCGGCGCAGTTCGGCCTCGTCATCAACAATCAGTGTGTGGAGCTTATTGGTCATACTAACACCTCGTCTTCTTCAGCATCCAGCGGCAGGGTGAAGGCAACAGTGGTCCCAAGGCCCACTTTACTTTCCATCGTCACTTTGCCGCCATGGAGTTCAATAAAATATTTAACCAGATAAAGTCCAAGGCCGGTTCCCTTGGTGCGCAGATCCTGATCGGAACCGCGCGTGAATTTGCCCCAGACCTTTTCCATGTCTTCGGGTTTGATCCCTTCCCCGGTGTCCTTCACCAGGACATGCACGTACTCTTCAGATTCGTGCGAGATCACTTCGATCTGTCCGCCGCTGGGCGTGTACTTGATCGCATTTTCAATCAGATTGATCACAACCTCTTTCAAAAGGGTGGTGTCAAATTCCACAGAGAACATCGGCTCCAGCGCCGTGTGAATCTGGATACCTCTTTCGCGGGCCAGCGGGCGCAGGTGCTGCAGGGCCTCTTCGATGATCTCGTTGATGTCTGCGACCTCTTTGTTGATTTTGAAGTCGCGGGACTCCACGCGCAGAACCTTCAGAATGGACTGGATATAACGATTCAGTTCATCACTGAACAGGCGCAGGGACTTCAGGTCCTGACCCAGTTCCGCATCCTGGGAATGCTGGGTCAACAGACGGTCCACGATGGCCTGGATTTTTGCAATCGGGGTTTTCAGGTCATGGGAAATCAGACTGACGAAGTTGTTTTTCAACTGTTCCAGCTGTGCCAGATATTCCTGTTCCTGCTGCAAATGGAAGTTCTGGCGTTCAATCTTGGTGGCCTGATAACCGATGAAGATGATCCAGCTTGTGGCCAGCAGGACGAACGGAGAAAACGCCGGGGACCAGAAATAGAACGTGTCAAAGACCCAGGCGGACAGGGCTGCCAGCAGTGTTCCGATCCACAGAATAAAGAACAGCGCCACCGACTGTGGATAAGTCGTGATCACAAAGACCGCCATCAGCATCAGCACAAAGAACCCGGCGGCATACCACACAAAGCTTAAGCGTTTGATCCATTTGTCGCCCAAAACGGTGTCAGTGATATGAGCCAGAATCTCGGTGCGTGACAGCGTCCCCATTGGGGTCATGTACACCGGAGCCGATGAGGTCTCGGCACCGATCAGAATAATTTTATCAGTGAACGCATTGGCCGGAAGTTCGTCATAGATGATTTCGCTTAACGAGTACTGCTTAAACACCCGGGCGGACCCACGATAGTTGATCGCCAGTCCTGCCAGTTGGGTTGGGAACTTTTTGCCCGTGATTTTTTCCACCAGGTGAGGCATTTCGGCTCGTTGCGGGAACACACGACGGACCACGCCGTCTTCGTCTCGGCGAAGTTCATTGCTTCCCAGATTGTTGTGATCGCGGTTGGTAAAGACCGGGGTCAGGATGCGCTCCAGGGAATTCGTGGTCGAGGCCCACACGATGCGCGGATCCAGGAAGATGCGCTGATCTTCCGGGGTCATGCGAACGGTGCCGATGTTGTCGCCAAAGTACAGGGTCACACCCACCGACTGGGGGTTCTGGCGCAGGATGCGCAAAAGCAGTTCGGACCACAGGGGTTTGTTCCAGAAGAAGCTGTCGGTGATGTCGGTGACTTCGCTCATATTGTCGAGGAAGTTTGTCCGGGCATCATAGATCATCGCAAAATCTGATTGTTTGATGGTGATCAGAACGATCTGCGGGGAGGTCTTTTGGTCTCCGCGCAGTTGGAATCGCTGGTCGTAGGACGTGATTTCATCATTGGATAAAGCCAGGCAACCAATAAGCCAGCACAAAAGGCAACGCAGCCAAAAACCCCGGCGACGGGAGAAGAATCGAAGCAGGACTTCGAGTCGGTATAAGAGGTGAGGAATGAGGCCCTTTTGCACGCGTCGCAACATAGCAAATTTATTGAAAAATTCAACGATTAAAAGCTCTTACCGGGAGGCGTAGAAACAGGTATATTGAAAAATATGCAGGTTTATCAAGGTGCCAAACAACTGAGCGCTCCTTTGGCGGCTTCTGTCGTCACTATAGGGAATTTTGACGGGGTCCATCTGGGCCACCAGCAGCTTATTGAAAATGTCGTGCGCGAGGCCCAGTATTTCGGGGTCCCGTCGGTTGTGTATACTTTCCATCCTCACCCCGTGAAGGTTCTTCATCCTGAAAGGGCCACTTATCGCCTTTTTGACCTGAAAGACCAGCAGGAGCAGTTTGAAAAACGCGGCATTGAAAACGTCATTATCGAGGAATTCACCCGGGATTTTGCCAAGGTCACCCCGCAGGAATTTTTGGACAGTTATGTGCTCAAGCAGCTCAATCCCAAGACTCTGGTGGTGGGGCATGATTTCAACTTTGGCGCCGACCGCGCCGGGAACATTCCGTTTCTGGAAAAGTACTGTGCCGAAAAAGGCATTCGTCTGATCATCATTCCGCCGTTCCAGTATGAAGGCGCGGTGGTGTCGTCCACCCGCATCCGTGAACACTTAAAAAACGGCGAAGTGCAAAAGGCCAATGACCTTCTGGCGCGCACATACTATCTGCGCGGCCACGTTGAAAAAGGTTTTCAGCGCGGACGCACGATCGGGGTTCCCACCGCCAATGTGCATCCGGATGTCGAGTTTATCCCGCGCCAGGGAGTGTACTGCACGTTGACCAAAATCGGCGCGCACATGCATCCTTCGATCACCAACATCGGTGTGAATCCGACTTTCCACGAAAGTGGCAAGGGCCCGGTGAAAATTGAAACTCATCTGTTTGACTTCGATGCCCAGCTTTATGGCATCGAGGTGGAAGTGTATCTGTTAAAGTTTCTGCGCGACGAAAAGAAGTTCTCGGGCATCGAAGAACTGAAAAACCAGATTCAAAACGACATGGCCGAAGCCAGAAAGTATTTTGATGAGCATCCTCATTCGTGAGATTCGTGCTGATGGCACGCCCGGACAGTTCATGCGTTTTATGCAGACCCTTGCCGGCGAAAAAGGCTGGGACTGGCAGTTCGAGACCGTGAGTGATTTTTCTGCTGAGGTTTTTCAAGGAGCCGCCGCGGTCAAAGTGGCCTCCTCGTTGTCCGGTGAAATTCTGCCGCAGATGAAAGTGTTGCCCACGCAGGTGCGTGCGGTGCAGGTTCTGGATTCGTTCTTCCCTGAAGAGGGCTCCTGGTATCCGCGCATTTTGCTGCATGAGGCTTTGCGTATGGTGCTGGTTTCAGAGGCTCGCGATCTTGATATTCGCACGCCGGCTTTTGTGATCGGTCACGGTGAAGAAGCCCGTGTTGTGGCCTCGGTTCTGGCGCTGATGGGGATTTCAGATATTTATCTTGTCGGAGAATCCGCGGGACTGGAAGAGCATCAGCAGTCGTTGATGAGGTCTCACCTGGGGATTCGTTTTCATATTCTGCCCATTGACGAACTGACGATGCAGGCGGTGAGTGCTGGCATCGTGGTGAACACTGTGGATTTGTCAGGCCAGCAGGCGTTGCTGACAGACCTGTCTTATTTTAACTATATGAAGGGCACGGGTTACGCCCTGGACCTGAATCTGCTGCCGCTGCAAAATCTTTTGCTGGAAGAAGCTGAAAAAGCAGAGCTGCGTGTGCTGCATCCGGTGTTGGTGGCTGAAGCACTGACCCGGCTGTGGTTGGAACGTCTGCGTCCGGATCATAATTTGAGTCATGAGGATATTCGCGAAAGCTGGACCCGCTTTTTGAAACAAAACTCATCCTCGGTCTAGTTACAAAAAATGGCACCCTGGAGTAAAGTGAGTCCAGGGGAGTCCTAATGTCTTCACTCAAAATCGGGGAAATTCTAGTCAAGCAAGGTTTGCTCAAGCCTGACCAATTGGCGTTGGCCATGGAAGAGCAGAAAAAAACTGGGCAGAAGCTGACGAATTCCATCATTCAACTCGGGTACTTAAAAGACAATCAGATCCTTCGCGCTGTTGAAAAACACTTCGCGGTTCCAGGGGTCGAGGTCAACACGTTTGAAATCGATGCAACTGTCATTGCAATGATTCCCAAAGATGTGTGTGAGAAAAACACATTGATCCCTTTGCAGAAAGCCGGGAACACCCTGGTTGTCGCTTTTGCTGATCCTTCTAATATTATAGTCAAAGAAGATTTGCGTTTCATCACTCGTTGCCGCATCCAAGCGGTGGTGGGGACTGAAAGTGCCATCATGTCCGGTATTGAAAAATACTATGGCGGCAGCATCAGCACCAAGTCTTTGAACACCATGGGGGTGGGTGATGAGGATGACTTTATCCTCAGTGCCGGTCCTGCAACAGAAGTCATCGATCAGGACGGTGGGTCTGAAGACGCGCCGATCATCAAGTTCGTGAACTCGATCCTGGCCGATGCGATCCGCAAAAAAGTATCGGATATTCACTTTGAACCTTACGAAAAAAAGTACCGCGTGCGTTTCCGTATCGACGGGAACTTGGTGGAAGCTACAGCACCTCCGGCAGGTACGGCGGCGGCAATTGCCTCTCGTATTAAGATCATGTCCAAACTTGATATCGCCGAAAAACGTCGTCCGCAGGATGGTCGTTTGAAAGTGCGCACCAAGGCCAAAGAGATGGACTTCCGTGTCAGCGTACTGCCGACTCTTTGGGGTGAAAAAGTTGTTTTGCGTCTTTTGGATAAATCAAACCTGCAGCTGGATATGACCAAGCTGGGTTTTGAAGAAGACGATTTGAAACTGTTCAAAGCCACCATCAATTTGCCCCAAGGCATGGTTCTGATCACGGGTCCGACGGGTTCGGGTAAAACCACCACGATTTATTCCGCCTTGGCGGAGCTGAATCAGCCGGACGTGAACATCTCCACCGCGGAAGATCCGGTGGAGTTCAACTTGGAAGGTATCAACCAGGTTCAGATGAACCCGGATATTGATTTGAATTTCTCCAGCGCCCTGAAGTCCTTCCTGCGTCAGGATCCGGATGTTGTGATGGTGGGGGAGATTCGTGACCTTGAAACCGCCGAGATCGCGTTTAAAGCGGCCTCCACAGGTCACTTGGTCGTAAGCACCCTGCATACCAACGATGCACCTGGAACGGTCATTCGTCTGACCGAGATGGGTGTGGCTCCGTACATTATCACTTCGACTGTGAATCTGATCGTGGCTCAGCGTCTGGTCGGTAAAGTCTGCGAGTCCTGCAAAGCGCCTGTGGAAGTGCCGGCGCAAACGCTGCTGAATCTGGGCGTGCCGCAAGCTGAAATCGGGGACTATAAATTGATGCGAGGAAAAGGTTGCGCCAACTGCAACAACACCGGCATCAAAGGCCGTCTGGCGATTTACGAGTTGCTGGCCATGACCGAGAAAATGAAAGAGGCCATCTTGAAGGGTGCCTCCACCGGTCAGCTTCGTTTCCTGGCCCGTGAACAGGGGATGAGAACTCTGCGCCGAAGTGCGCTGTTAAAGTTAAAACGTGGCGTAACAACTATTGAAGAAGTGCTCAACGCATCAGTGAAGGACACCTAATGAGTCTGACCGAACTCCTTTTGCAGGCTAAAGCCAAGAAAGCGGAAGAATTTTTGTTTGTTGTCGGAAGTGAGCCGCGTGCTCGTCTGGCCTCGGGCTGGACAAGTCTGCGCGCAACGCCAGCGCTGATGACGGAATGGAATCTTTTGCAGCAAAGCCTGCTCAGCACCCAGCAAAAAGCGGTGCTTGAAACCACGGGTGTGGTTCAAGGGGAAGCGGCTCTGGACACTTTGCGCATCGGTTTTTCGTTCTTTCAGCAAGACAGCACCATGAAGGCTGTTTTGGACATGGATCTGGACGGTGGAAAGCAGGAAGTGGCCCTGCCGCCTTCTTTGCTGGAAGCCTGCCTGCGCATGAAGGGACTGGTGTTGTTGTCCGGTCCGGGTGAAGCCGGGCAGGTGTGGGCATTGCACCGAATCCTGCAGAAAATTTCTGATGAAAAATCTTTCCTGGGTGTGGTGTTTTCGCGCAAGGCGTTCCCGCAGGTGCGTGAATCCAAATCCTGTTATCTGTATCACAGTGGTGAATTTGCCCGTCCGGAAGAAAAAGAAAGTCTGATGGCGGGTGTTGATATGGTTGTCTATGACGGCTTTAACGACGAAGAGT encodes:
- a CDS encoding sensor histidine kinase, with translation MCWLIGCLALSNDEITSYDQRFQLRGDQKTSPQIVLITIKQSDFAMIYDARTNFLDNMSEVTDITDSFFWNKPLWSELLLRILRQNPQSVGVTLYFGDNIGTVRMTPEDQRIFLDPRIVWASTTNSLERILTPVFTNRDHNNLGSNELRRDEDGVVRRVFPQRAEMPHLVEKITGKKFPTQLAGLAINYRGSARVFKQYSLSEIIYDELPANAFTDKIILIGAETSSAPVYMTPMGTLSRTEILAHITDTVLGDKWIKRLSFVWYAAGFFVLMLMAVFVITTYPQSVALFFILWIGTLLAALSAWVFDTFYFWSPAFSPFVLLATSWIIFIGYQATKIERQNFHLQQEQEYLAQLEQLKNNFVSLISHDLKTPIAKIQAIVDRLLTQHSQDAELGQDLKSLRLFSDELNRYIQSILKVLRVESRDFKINKEVADINEIIEEALQHLRPLARERGIQIHTALEPMFSVEFDTTLLKEVVINLIENAIKYTPSGGQIEVISHESEEYVHVLVKDTGEGIKPEDMEKVWGKFTRGSDQDLRTKGTGLGLYLVKYFIELHGGKVTMESKVGLGTTVAFTLPLDAEEDEVLV
- a CDS encoding bifunctional riboflavin kinase/FAD synthetase translates to MQVYQGAKQLSAPLAASVVTIGNFDGVHLGHQQLIENVVREAQYFGVPSVVYTFHPHPVKVLHPERATYRLFDLKDQQEQFEKRGIENVIIEEFTRDFAKVTPQEFLDSYVLKQLNPKTLVVGHDFNFGADRAGNIPFLEKYCAEKGIRLIIIPPFQYEGAVVSSTRIREHLKNGEVQKANDLLARTYYLRGHVEKGFQRGRTIGVPTANVHPDVEFIPRQGVYCTLTKIGAHMHPSITNIGVNPTFHESGKGPVKIETHLFDFDAQLYGIEVEVYLLKFLRDEKKFSGIEELKNQIQNDMAEARKYFDEHPHS
- the pilB gene encoding type IV-A pilus assembly ATPase PilB — translated: MSSLKIGEILVKQGLLKPDQLALAMEEQKKTGQKLTNSIIQLGYLKDNQILRAVEKHFAVPGVEVNTFEIDATVIAMIPKDVCEKNTLIPLQKAGNTLVVAFADPSNIIVKEDLRFITRCRIQAVVGTESAIMSGIEKYYGGSISTKSLNTMGVGDEDDFILSAGPATEVIDQDGGSEDAPIIKFVNSILADAIRKKVSDIHFEPYEKKYRVRFRIDGNLVEATAPPAGTAAAIASRIKIMSKLDIAEKRRPQDGRLKVRTKAKEMDFRVSVLPTLWGEKVVLRLLDKSNLQLDMTKLGFEEDDLKLFKATINLPQGMVLITGPTGSGKTTTIYSALAELNQPDVNISTAEDPVEFNLEGINQVQMNPDIDLNFSSALKSFLRQDPDVVMVGEIRDLETAEIAFKAASTGHLVVSTLHTNDAPGTVIRLTEMGVAPYIITSTVNLIVAQRLVGKVCESCKAPVEVPAQTLLNLGVPQAEIGDYKLMRGKGCANCNNTGIKGRLAIYELLAMTEKMKEAILKGASTGQLRFLAREQGMRTLRRSALLKLKRGVTTIEEVLNASVKDT
- a CDS encoding twitching motility protein PilT, with amino-acid sequence MSLTELLLQAKAKKAEEFLFVVGSEPRARLASGWTSLRATPALMTEWNLLQQSLLSTQQKAVLETTGVVQGEAALDTLRIGFSFFQQDSTMKAVLDMDLDGGKQEVALPPSLLEACLRMKGLVLLSGPGEAGQVWALHRILQKISDEKSFLGVVFSRKAFPQVRESKSCYLYHSGEFARPEEKESLMAGVDMVVYDGFNDEESLLEALSLAEQGVFVIYSMKAPSVTNALRRALSTLGERFGEHGAPRLAEVLTMASGQYPVAGLSGEKIFAHEVLLMKPQVRGLIEDQDLKSLENLLTQAPENSGILTLNQSLLQHLIRRRVDLKTAFEVSRDPDNLDQLLKKVGI